The Streptomyces sp. NBC_01255 genome window below encodes:
- a CDS encoding trans-sulfuration enzyme family protein, translating into MSHADSADSAAAFRTRPETLAVHPPHVEITGSRPLGVPLHQGHVFAFDSADALAEAFTSPDAFMYSRHGNPTVRTLENAVARLEGGAAALSFASGMGAVNGVLHALLGSGGHVVAQTCLYGGTYAVLTDLATRWGVDVTYVSGTDPEEVRAALRPETRLLYLETIANPTTRVSDLPALAAVAGEAGVPVVVDNTFASPLLCRPLHHGADIVVHSATKYLAGHADVLGGVAVFKDPDLHRSVRRHTIEQGASTDPFAAWLTLRGMQTLSLRIARQCANAAELGARLEAHPAVTAVRHPSLASHPDREIAERLLPDGGGGVISVDLAGGREAGRTFVEAVRVASLSVSLGDVKTLVMHPASTSHHQLDAEALAAAGIGPGTVRISVGIEHVEDLWTDLEQALAKAV; encoded by the coding sequence CCGGCAGCAGGCCGCTCGGCGTCCCCCTCCACCAGGGCCACGTCTTCGCCTTCGACTCGGCCGACGCCCTCGCCGAGGCCTTCACCTCCCCCGACGCGTTCATGTACAGCCGCCACGGCAACCCCACTGTCCGCACCCTGGAGAACGCCGTGGCCCGCCTCGAAGGCGGGGCCGCCGCCCTCTCCTTCGCCTCCGGCATGGGCGCCGTCAACGGCGTCCTCCACGCCCTGCTCGGCAGCGGGGGCCATGTCGTCGCCCAGACCTGCCTGTACGGCGGTACGTACGCGGTCCTCACCGACCTCGCCACGCGCTGGGGCGTCGACGTCACCTACGTCTCCGGTACGGACCCGGAGGAGGTGCGCGCGGCCCTGCGCCCCGAGACCCGCCTCCTCTACCTGGAGACCATCGCCAACCCGACGACCCGCGTCTCCGACCTGCCCGCGCTCGCCGCCGTCGCGGGCGAGGCCGGGGTGCCGGTCGTCGTCGACAACACCTTCGCCTCCCCGCTGCTCTGCCGGCCCCTCCACCACGGCGCCGACATCGTCGTCCACTCCGCCACCAAGTACCTCGCGGGGCACGCCGACGTCCTCGGCGGTGTCGCCGTCTTCAAGGACCCCGACCTCCACCGCAGTGTCCGCCGCCACACGATCGAACAGGGCGCGTCCACCGACCCGTTCGCCGCCTGGCTCACCCTGCGCGGCATGCAGACCCTGTCGCTGCGCATCGCGCGCCAGTGCGCGAACGCCGCCGAGCTCGGCGCCCGGCTGGAAGCGCACCCGGCGGTCACGGCCGTCCGCCACCCCTCCCTCGCGAGCCACCCGGACCGGGAGATCGCCGAGCGGCTGCTGCCGGACGGGGGCGGCGGCGTGATCTCGGTCGACCTCGCGGGCGGCCGCGAGGCGGGCCGGACGTTCGTCGAGGCGGTCCGGGTGGCATCGCTGAGCGTCTCCCTGGGCGACGTGAAGACCCTGGTGATGCACCCGGCCTCCACCTCGCACCACCAGCTCGACGCGGAGGCCCTGGCGGCGGCGGGCATCGGGCCGGGCACGGTCCGGATCTCGGTCGGCATCGAGCATGTCGAGGACCTGTGGACGGACCTGGAGCAGGCCCTGGCCAAGGCGGTGTGA
- a CDS encoding LURP-one-related/scramblase family protein, with amino-acid sequence MKYLVRDKIFAIGDDYWIEDEQGRHAFLVDGKAMRLRDTLELKDPDGQVLITLRQKMFSLRDAMTIERDDRPLATIRRKRLSLLRNHYRVTLVEGTELDVSGRILDREFTVEYDGELLAHISRQWFRVRDTYAVNVVREDADAALLVAVAVCVIRMAERERED; translated from the coding sequence GTGAAATATCTCGTACGGGACAAGATCTTCGCGATCGGCGACGACTACTGGATCGAGGACGAGCAGGGCCGCCACGCCTTCCTCGTCGACGGCAAGGCCATGCGGCTGCGCGACACCCTGGAGCTGAAGGACCCCGACGGGCAGGTCCTGATCACCCTGCGCCAGAAGATGTTCAGCCTCCGGGACGCGATGACGATCGAGCGGGACGACCGCCCCCTCGCGACCATCCGCCGCAAACGGCTCTCGCTCCTGCGCAACCACTACCGGGTGACCCTCGTCGAGGGCACCGAACTGGACGTCAGCGGCCGGATCCTGGACCGGGAGTTCACCGTCGAGTACGACGGCGAGCTCCTGGCCCACATCTCCCGGCAGTGGTTCCGCGTCCGCGACACGTACGCCGTGAACGTCGTCCGCGAGGACGCGGACGCGGCGCTGCTCGTCGCGGTGGCCGTGTGCGTGATCCGGATGGCCGAGCGGGAGCGCGAGGACTGA